One window from the genome of Dolosigranulum savutiense encodes:
- a CDS encoding DNA internalization-related competence protein ComEC/Rec2 has protein sequence MSQKGIYLGMMALLVTIMWLTNVHLIAILLLIYWIVRIVILGDRAVIVGATIIAGLMSIRIYLMPQESAIWPVNQIEPINEQTMQREMFIKPTTVQIDGDRMRFEAVDRVTGESVIGRYQLKTLAEKEAFQQQPFKRPFLLEGHLERPAEHRNRHQFNYRQYLARQGIYYTFEVVELVPSRRAKPPLAVRIDRWRQSLFDYIDHIMTEKAANYTQTLLFAKKHALPNESIDSYRSTGMIHLISISGLHIQLLITAVSYVLLRLHVTKETTAKILLGILPLYGIMAGMGVSIFRAVMQSAIYFILTSMNKRSYPLDNWSLALILLLFWRPFSIFSIGFQLSYLLSGMLIVLAHNRRLQNLPHYVQPFILSFFVSLLSLPIITYHYFEFPLISIVLNTLFVPFFSVILFPAVVINFVVSIIIPHIFTGTLLSYLLTMTEQFLWAVSDLPFARLIIGRLPLHSMIGLVIGLIGLFMSLEKKHVSKRLMVVSSMLSLISLFSVRYGPLGQVMMIDVGQGDSLVIKQPFSSAGIMVDTGGKISWHQPEAWRERQQTYTIGKDTLVPTLTAMGITHLERLYITHPDLDHMGEIRELADHFDVREIAGTIHTFRDETYRSLMQGKEMPHTILEAPQEVRHGKLSLALLQPMEQFDSDNENSLILYGEMGGKKWLLTGDIEQAAEQSMIAHYPNLPIDILKVAHHGSPSSSSEAFLQQYQPTIGLISAGVNNQFNHPHPDVLDRLTDYAIEIYRTDQQGGVWYTYSSNDWLNQQLAGFHTVKDE, from the coding sequence GTGAGTCAAAAGGGCATTTATCTCGGTATGATGGCGCTATTGGTGACAATTATGTGGTTAACGAATGTTCATCTGATTGCTATTTTATTGCTTATTTATTGGATCGTGCGTATAGTTATCTTGGGGGATCGAGCTGTTATAGTCGGAGCCACCATTATAGCGGGCCTTATGAGTATTCGCATTTATCTTATGCCACAAGAAAGTGCTATCTGGCCAGTAAATCAAATAGAACCTATAAATGAGCAAACGATGCAACGTGAGATGTTCATCAAACCTACTACTGTTCAAATCGATGGCGATCGGATGCGATTCGAAGCCGTTGATCGGGTGACGGGTGAGTCTGTGATAGGCCGATATCAATTGAAGACATTAGCAGAAAAAGAAGCCTTCCAGCAACAACCGTTTAAGCGACCATTTTTGTTAGAAGGCCACTTGGAACGGCCGGCTGAGCATCGGAATCGGCACCAATTTAATTACCGCCAATATTTAGCCCGTCAAGGGATCTATTATACTTTTGAAGTGGTAGAGCTAGTGCCAAGTAGGCGTGCTAAGCCACCTCTTGCTGTTCGAATTGATCGCTGGCGCCAGAGTTTATTTGACTATATCGACCACATCATGACTGAGAAAGCGGCGAATTACACGCAGACATTGCTTTTTGCTAAGAAGCACGCCTTGCCCAATGAAAGTATTGACTCTTACCGGTCAACGGGAATGATTCATCTGATCAGTATTTCTGGATTACATATCCAATTATTAATTACCGCCGTCTCGTATGTGCTGCTTCGTCTGCATGTCACCAAGGAAACCACTGCTAAAATATTACTAGGTATCTTACCTCTATACGGTATCATGGCTGGAATGGGCGTCAGTATTTTTCGAGCTGTGATGCAGTCAGCCATTTATTTTATTCTAACGTCTATGAATAAGCGCAGTTATCCACTTGATAATTGGTCGCTAGCTCTCATTTTACTCTTGTTTTGGCGACCATTTAGTATCTTTTCGATCGGGTTCCAGTTGAGTTATCTATTGAGTGGCATGTTAATTGTGCTAGCTCATAATCGTCGCTTACAAAATTTACCGCACTATGTACAACCCTTTATATTGAGCTTCTTTGTTAGTTTGTTAAGTTTGCCGATTATTACGTATCATTATTTCGAATTTCCGCTCATTTCGATCGTGTTGAATACCCTCTTTGTCCCGTTCTTTTCGGTCATATTATTCCCAGCCGTTGTCATTAATTTTGTTGTGTCAATTATTATACCGCATATCTTCACAGGAACGCTATTGAGCTATTTATTGACGATGACCGAACAATTTTTATGGGCAGTTAGCGATTTACCATTTGCTCGTTTGATTATTGGTCGCTTGCCACTGCACAGTATGATAGGGCTCGTGATCGGGCTGATTGGTTTGTTTATGAGCTTAGAGAAAAAACACGTATCTAAACGGTTAATGGTCGTTAGTTCTATGCTTAGCTTGATTTCTCTATTCTCAGTCCGGTACGGGCCATTAGGTCAAGTGATGATGATCGATGTCGGACAAGGCGACTCATTAGTCATCAAGCAACCGTTCAGTTCGGCTGGGATTATGGTGGATACGGGTGGTAAAATTTCGTGGCACCAACCGGAAGCATGGCGTGAGCGCCAGCAGACATACACGATTGGGAAGGATACTCTGGTGCCGACATTGACTGCGATGGGAATTACGCATCTTGAGCGTCTTTATATTACGCATCCTGATTTGGATCACATGGGGGAAATACGTGAATTAGCCGATCATTTTGATGTAAGAGAGATAGCTGGAACCATTCATACATTTCGTGATGAAACCTATCGATCACTCATGCAAGGCAAAGAGATGCCGCATACTATTCTGGAAGCGCCGCAGGAAGTTAGACATGGGAAGCTGTCATTAGCATTGCTTCAGCCGATGGAACAGTTTGACTCTGATAATGAAAATTCTCTTATTCTCTATGGCGAGATGGGGGGCAAAAAGTGGTTGTTGACGGGAGACATTGAGCAAGCCGCTGAGCAGTCGATGATCGCTCACTATCCGAATCTACCTATTGATATATTAAAAGTAGCCCATCATGGCAGTCCTTCTTCTAGCTCCGAAGCCTTCTTACAACAGTATCAACCGACTATCGGCCTTATCTCAGCCGGGGTGAATAATCAATTTAACCACCCTCATCCCGATGTGCTAGACCGTCTCACCGACTATGCTATCGAGATTTACCGAACGGATCAACAAGGAGGCGTCTGGTACACGTATAGTTCCAATGATTGGCTCAATCAGCAACTAGCTGGTTTCCACACGGTTAAGGATGAATAG
- the holA gene encoding DNA polymerase III subunit delta produces MSNLQQQLATIRQGTVQPVYLVSGTEQYLIERFKQTIITAVLDGDTSSDFNFTTFSMEEDELQAAVQEAESIPFFGKQRLVFVTHPTFLTGKPTKSDPDHNLEALVNYLQAPADFSVLVIFAPYEKLDKRKKVTKSLLKQAEVIDVSPMDTNALARYVKEAVQTHGYQFQDGAFNALMERTDYQLTTIMSELQKLYLYHMEDKYITRHSIDELVTRTLESNIFEINELVLTKQANQAIQVFADLLLQKEEPLKILAIMLSQFRLLLQVHILRAKGYQQAEIAKEISAHPYRVKLAMKTERRFNRELLAQAYQQLIQAEYRIKTGQVDPELQFELFVMQFTGQKESQT; encoded by the coding sequence ATGAGTAACTTACAGCAACAATTAGCAACGATACGGCAAGGCACGGTGCAGCCTGTCTACTTAGTCTCCGGAACAGAACAGTATCTCATTGAACGCTTCAAGCAGACCATTATTACAGCTGTGCTGGATGGTGATACGAGCAGTGATTTTAATTTTACAACCTTTAGTATGGAAGAAGATGAACTGCAAGCAGCTGTTCAAGAAGCAGAGTCCATTCCATTCTTCGGGAAGCAGCGTCTGGTCTTCGTTACGCATCCAACTTTTCTAACCGGTAAGCCAACTAAATCTGACCCAGATCATAACTTAGAGGCATTAGTGAATTATTTGCAGGCACCGGCTGATTTTTCAGTATTGGTTATCTTTGCCCCATATGAGAAGCTAGATAAGCGAAAAAAAGTCACCAAAAGCTTACTGAAGCAAGCGGAAGTAATTGATGTGTCACCGATGGATACAAATGCCTTAGCACGCTATGTAAAAGAAGCCGTCCAAACACACGGGTATCAATTTCAAGATGGCGCGTTCAATGCCTTGATGGAGCGAACAGATTATCAGCTAACAACGATTATGTCAGAGCTTCAGAAGTTATATCTCTATCATATGGAAGATAAGTACATTACGCGCCACTCTATCGATGAACTAGTCACGCGAACATTAGAGAGCAATATCTTTGAGATTAATGAATTAGTCCTGACCAAGCAAGCTAATCAGGCCATTCAAGTATTTGCCGATCTGCTCTTGCAGAAGGAAGAACCGCTCAAGATTCTCGCTATTATGCTGAGTCAGTTCCGCTTGCTCCTTCAAGTGCATATCTTGCGGGCAAAAGGTTACCAACAAGCTGAGATTGCGAAAGAAATTAGTGCGCATCCTTATCGTGTCAAGCTTGCTATGAAAACCGAACGGCGCTTTAATCGTGAGTTGTTAGCGCAAGCTTATCAACAACTGATCCAAGCTGAATATCGTATTAAGACCGGGCAAGTGGATCCCGAGTTACAATTTGAACTTTTTGTGATGCAGTTTACGGGACAGAAAGAATCGCAAACGTGA
- a CDS encoding YSIRK-type signal peptide-containing protein (The YSIRK form of extended signal peptide directs nascent proteins to the cross-wall site, while signal peptides lacking YSIRK direct proteins instead to the cell pole. A large fraction of YSIRK proteins are surface proteins anchored by sortase-mediated processing of a C-terminal LPXTG motif.), which translates to MVGKNNKHVQLRQEADKQTRFSLKKLTVGVASIAVGATLLLGQPISVNAEEPATTQADQSLGEYKEAAKKDLTDKKIENEHLNSLIDSAESKEAVDKLVEHYEHPELAEDVEADVKDLKLYKAAKIAKLKAKNFDNATFLKKLEDAETKEGFDTLFTELEAEVDKKESQTETEEAQEIEESAPTQAAESTETEITEESNPADKTTETEVTSETEAEDNYAEAVKELADLNLSDTIKEDYAQKIKAAEDNKEAVSQILTEAMALAELNTKKDAALVEIDQTNLHVDDSNELKGRIEVASSAEEVDNVLVEAQKRAEEQANQAQNGKATTEEKPEAKPAPEKKPEDAPKPEEKKPETDKKPAPEKKPEAKKPGNKKPEEKKPEAKKPDTSKQPEKGKEAQPQKPEQKPDQQKQPDKSADKAAQDKKEQELKMAAAKDEAKKEINNLANLSDKQKGELLAGVDKADTPAKIGEILDFARKLNQDQAPKQQKKQGERLPDTATGAWALGLIGATATLAGFGIKKFKK; encoded by the coding sequence ATGGTTGGAAAAAACAATAAACACGTACAATTACGTCAAGAAGCAGACAAACAAACACGATTTTCACTTAAAAAATTAACAGTCGGTGTAGCATCCATTGCAGTCGGAGCAACATTACTACTTGGTCAACCGATATCAGTCAACGCAGAAGAACCAGCTACTACGCAAGCCGACCAATCCTTAGGCGAGTATAAAGAAGCAGCTAAGAAAGACTTAACGGATAAAAAAATTGAAAATGAACATCTAAATAGCCTGATTGATAGTGCTGAGAGCAAAGAAGCTGTCGATAAACTTGTCGAACATTACGAGCACCCAGAACTGGCTGAAGATGTTGAAGCAGATGTTAAAGACCTTAAACTGTACAAAGCAGCTAAAATTGCTAAATTAAAAGCCAAAAACTTCGACAACGCAACATTCTTGAAAAAACTAGAAGATGCTGAAACAAAAGAAGGATTCGATACACTATTCACTGAACTGGAAGCTGAAGTAGATAAAAAAGAATCACAAACTGAAACCGAAGAAGCTCAAGAAATCGAAGAAAGTGCACCAACGCAAGCCGCAGAATCTACGGAAACTGAAATCACTGAAGAGTCGAACCCAGCAGATAAAACAACGGAAACTGAAGTCACATCAGAAACAGAAGCAGAGGATAACTATGCAGAAGCTGTAAAAGAACTGGCTGACTTGAACCTTAGCGATACTATAAAAGAAGACTATGCTCAAAAAATCAAAGCGGCTGAAGATAATAAAGAAGCAGTGAGCCAAATCTTGACAGAAGCAATGGCCTTAGCTGAACTGAACACTAAAAAAGATGCGGCTTTAGTTGAAATAGACCAAACGAACTTACATGTCGATGATTCGAATGAGTTAAAAGGGCGCATCGAAGTTGCCTCTTCTGCCGAAGAAGTGGATAACGTCTTAGTTGAGGCACAAAAACGTGCGGAAGAACAAGCAAACCAAGCACAAAATGGAAAAGCTACCACCGAGGAAAAACCGGAAGCTAAGCCAGCACCAGAGAAAAAACCAGAAGATGCCCCTAAACCAGAAGAGAAGAAACCTGAAACCGATAAAAAACCGGCTCCTGAGAAGAAACCAGAAGCTAAAAAACCGGGAAATAAAAAGCCAGAAGAAAAGAAACCAGAAGCTAAAAAACCAGATACAAGTAAACAGCCAGAAAAAGGAAAAGAAGCTCAACCGCAAAAACCTGAACAAAAGCCAGACCAACAAAAGCAACCAGACAAGTCAGCCGACAAAGCTGCACAAGATAAAAAAGAGCAAGAACTAAAAATGGCAGCAGCGAAGGATGAAGCTAAAAAAGAAATCAACAATCTAGCTAACCTATCAGATAAACAAAAAGGTGAACTGCTTGCTGGAGTTGATAAAGCTGATACACCAGCAAAAATTGGGGAAATCCTCGACTTTGCACGAAAATTAAACCAAGATCAAGCACCAAAACAACAGAAAAAACAAGGCGAACGCTTGCCAGACACCGCAACTGGCGCATGGGCATTGGGATTAATCGGTGCTACGGCGACCTTAGCTGGTTTTGGCATTAAAAAATTCAAAAAATAA